In Uranotaenia lowii strain MFRU-FL chromosome 2, ASM2978415v1, whole genome shotgun sequence, one genomic interval encodes:
- the LOC129744068 gene encoding tyrosine-protein kinase Shark isoform X2, whose translation MNREENLCWFHGKITRDRAEEILRQENGDGIFMVRESNSSEGDFVLSVLFQNEVVHYQIRRHGDDAFFSINDHEPIHGLDSLIEHYRESSSGLVTRLQAICRQDPPPPDVRRHGTTNLLHRATKENNYIIVSELLKCGYRNIDSKNQDGQTAVHLACLNADAKILQKLIERGSNIHNRDAEGNTPLHYACRRSDGLEMVELLVEAGASPQARNKDTGFVPLHEAAMNGNLDAIKYLLNRQIPHMPRTTFGLLPVDMAKDRGHTAVVEYLTNFEPSPPASHKNQWYHGTLDRNVAVEILNEHALKLAPILCKDDKENHSDIKDASGAYLVRYSSKHGVDVLTLLYDGEARHFIIRRQQNYLYIDDGPFMKSLEHLIEHYGRFSDGLQINLKYPVPPKPKPPIPLFSTIPKTKPRLSNTSEASSPSSARFSSTSNGSTSYFRKSSDNNIPKPQHPAAPSRNLSVPNDIILAQMNKVGLFDRSPDRGETTPKTSPNIDESKAKSNTSTLKKKKNIIIDGVKSLRKSKLRQKPPADECQLNRDSLIAHVSSSKVLQQLSFSSDFIPSATSPDQSGEVYNIPSNNCAIVDIDIGEPPAIPSIHPSILMDRMNNNNNHNALADHPSSPPPLAPRRSVDASSVATPTNFPTTNSLDYFTESDKDLGIDTSQLDNSNEEIYFIDAPPAVPAPRPPIPLPTENNNLPPKPMATNYVATRNIPIISSLSVEECASPTSPPPALQHAFRPGGPFERLNSSQSTTSRDSIQSGDSEFLSIIQNQQDEDAKRLNRSISNRPNYFIPKECILTQKILGRGEFGYVYQGLLAPCQLEPGSDYPVPVTRSRQNSAEFLPVAIKQLVESHGKRNRVDFLREASVMIRLRHHCIVKLIGICKGPPLMMVEEMVPLGSMLDYILTNKNTINPKLELIIWAAQIASGMQYLEQHHFVHRDLAARNILLASRYQAKISDFGLSRAIGAGDDYYRASQGGKWPIKWYAPESFNYGTFSHASDVWSFGVTMWEMFSLGAPPYHDMKGVDVIKLIENNQRLAQPDLCPDKVFEIMKSCWNYNPKARPTFKFLTRFFADDIEYQNLQEMVQTGREINANVLR comes from the exons ATGAATCGGGAGGAGAACCTGTGCTGGTTCCATGGGAAGATCACTCGTGATCGTGCCGAGGAGATCCTGCGACAAG AGAATGGCGACGGCATCTTCATGGTCCGGGAAAGCAACTCGTCCGAGGGTGACTTCGTGCTGTCGGTGCTTTTCCAGAACGAGGTCGTGCACTACCAAATTCGCCGGCACGGCGACGATGCATTCTTCTCCATCAACGATCACGAGCCGATCCACGGGTTGGATTCGCTGATCGAGCACTACCGGGAATCGTCAAGTGGGCTGGTAACGAGACTGCAGGCCATCTGCCGGCAGGATCCTCCGCCACCGGACGTTCGACGTCACGGAACGACTAATCTGTTGCACCGAGCTACCAAGGAGAACAACTACATCATCGTGTCCGAGCTACTGAAATGCGGCTACCGAAACATTGACTCAAAAAATCAAGACGGACAGACGGCAGTACATTTGGCCTGCTTGAATGCGGACGCCAAAATTCTTCAGAAACTCATTGAACGGGGCTCGAACATCCACAACCGAGATGCGGAAGGAAACACGCCGTTGCAC tacgcTTGTCGGCGGTCGGATGGACTAGAAATGGTAGAGCTTTTGGTTGAGGCGGGAGCTAGTCCTCAGGCACGGAATAAGGACACAGGATTTGTTCCTTTACATGAGGCTGCGATGAATGGAAACCTTGATGCAATAAAATATCTGCTTAATAGACAGATTCCTCATATGCCTCGAACAACGTTTGGTCTCTTGCCCGTAGATATGGCAAAGGACAGAGGACACACAGCGGTAGTTGAATATCTGACGAACTTTGAACCTTCACCGCCTGCATctcataaaaatcagtggtacCACGGCACCCTCGATCGAAACGTTgcggttgaaattttgaacgaaCACGCTCTTAAATTGGCTCCCATTTTGTGCAAAGATGATAAAGAAAATCATTCCGATATTAAGGACGCATCAGGAGCTTATTTGGTCCGATACTCATCAAAGCATGGAGTCGATGTGCTAACGTTGCTCTATGACGGAGAAGCGAGGCATTTTATTATTCGCAGACAGCAAAACTACCTGTACATTGATGATGGTCCTTTCATGAAATCCTTAGAACATCTCATAGAACACTACGGTCGTTTTTCTGATGGATTACAAATCAATTTGAAGTATCCGGTGCCACCGAAACCTAAACCGCCGATCCCGCTGTTTTCCACGATACCAAAAACCAAACCTAGACTATCGAATACTTCTGAAGCGTCATCGCCTTCCAGCGCACGTTTCTCCTCCACCAGTAATGGAAGTACGTCCTACTTCCGCAAATCAAGTGACAATAATATCCCAAAGCCCCAACACCCTGCAGCTCCTTCTCGTAACCTTTCGGTCCCGAATGATATTATTCTCGCACAAATGAACAAAGTTGGTTTGTTCGACCGGAGTCCCGATAGAGGGGAAACTACTCCAAAAACATCGCCCAACATCGACGAGAGCAAAGCTAAATCAAACACTTCGACgttgaagaagaagaaaaacatcatcatAGATGGTGTTAAAAGTTTGCGTAAAAGCAAACTGCGACAGAAGCCTCCGGCCGACGAGTGCCAACTGAACCGTGATAGTCTGATTGCCCACGTCAGCTCTTCCAAGGTGCTACAACAACTTagtttttcatccgattttaTCCCGTCAGCCACCTCTCCGGATCAATCAGGAGAAGTGTACAACATACCTAGTAACAATTGTGCCATCGTAGACATCGATATTGGAGAACCTCCAGCCATCCCGTCCATACACCCATCCATACTGATGGATAGaatgaacaacaacaacaaccacaatGCTCTTGCTGATCACCCTAGCTCTCCTCCACCGCTGGCGCCAAGGCGATCGGTGGATGCCTCGAGTGTAGCTACACCGACCAACTTCCCCACCACGAACTCTCTCGACTATTTCACCGAAAGTGATAAAGATCTGGGCATCGATACCAGCCAGCTGGATAACAGTAACGAGGAAATCTATTTCATTGATGCACCACCGGCCGTTCCTGCTCCAAGGCCACCAATT CCTCTGCCAACGGAAAACAATAATCTTCCGCCAAAACCAATGGCTACGAATTACGTGGCCACTCGGAACATCCCAATCATCAGTAGCCTATCGGTGGAGGAATGCGCTTCTCCGACCAGTCCACCACCAGCTCTGCAGCACGCGTTCCGACCTGGTGGACCATTTGAACGGTTGAACTCGAGCCAATCGACTACCAGCCGGGATAGCATTCAATCTGGCGACTCGGAATTCCTCTCCATTATCCAGAACCAACAGGATGAGGATGCCAAACGTCTCAATCGAAGCATTTCCAACCGACCGAACTATTTCATTCCCAAAGAATGCATCCTTACGCAGAAAATACTCGGACGAGGCGAGTTCGGTTACGTCTATCAGGGATTGTTGGCCCCTTGCCAGTTGGAACCTGGTTCGGACTACCCTGTGCCAGTGACCCGATCCAGACAGAATTCGGCTGAATTTCTACCGGTCGCCATCAAACAGCTGGTCGAAAGCCACGGAAAAAGAAATCGGGTAGATTTCCTGAGGGAAGCCAGTGTGATGATTCGATTGCGGCACCATTGCATCGTTAAGCTGATTGGAATCTGTAAAGGACCGCCGCTCATGATGGTAGAGGAAATGGTTCCACTGGGATCGATGTTGGACTACATTCTGACGAACAAAAACACCATCAATCCCAAGTTGGAACTGATTATCTGGGCAGCTCAGATTGCATCCG GAATGCAGTACCTGGAGCAACATCACTTTGTCCATCGGGACTTAGCAGCGAGGAACATTCTGTTAGCATCACGCTACCAGGCGAAAATCTCCGACTTTGGGCTTTCACGTGCTATTGGAGCTGGCGACGATTACTATCGGGCCAGTCAAGGTGGAAAGTGGCCTATCAAATG gtaCGCTCCGGAAAGTTTCAACTACGGAACCTTCTCGCACGCCAGCGATGTATGGTCCTTCGGTGTCACAATGTGGGAAATGTTCTCGCTCGGAGCGCCCCCGTACCACGATATGAAGGGCGTCGATGTGATCAAACTGATCGAGAATAACCAGCGGCTAGCGCAGCCGGACCTCTGCCCCGATAAGGtgtttgaaattatgaaaagcTGTTGGAACTACAACCCGAAGGCACGGCCAACCTTCAAATTCTTGACCCGTTTCTTCGCCGACGATATCGAGTATCAAAATCTGCAGGAGATGGTCCAAACCGGTCGGGAAATCAACGCCAATGTGCTCCGATAG
- the LOC129744766 gene encoding exportin-2: MEINENNFERLANYLQQTLSPDPEVRRPAERFIESIEISQNYPLLCLHLVERPQVDITIRVAAAIAFKNFVKRNWGYHLENDGPDKVAESDRNGIKSMIVPLMLKSPLSIQKQLSDAVSIIGKYDFPLKWPQLMDEMIEKFATGDFNIINGVLQTAHSLFKRYRFEFKSQELWEEIKFVLDKLAKPLTDLLQATIGLAEAHSSNEEALKIIYGSLVLVCKVFYSLNSQDLPEFFEDNMETWMKAFHGMLTVDIGCLKTPDDEDAGVLEHLRSQVCENLCLYAQKYDEEFSPYMPQFVTAVWELLVNTGIMTKYDTLVSNALNFLSTVADRNHYRHLFEDPNVLASICEKVIIPNMDFRLSDEELFEDNPEEYIRRDIEGSDVETRRRAACDLVKTLFQNFEGKIIEIFGQYLQVLLAKYAENPANNWKTKDTAIYLVTSMASKGQTQKHGVTQTSELVPLPQFTQQQIIPELERADVNELPVLKADALKFIMTFRTILGPQIIVATLPLVAKHLAAGNVVVHSYAACAIDKILTMKGPDNKPIVTKEILAPLSAELITGLFAAFTVQGSNENEYIMKCIMRTLNTLQEASLPFMIVVLPRLTEILTVVSRNPSKPHFNHYLFETLSLSVKLVCKADPNAVSSFEEALFPVFQGILQQDVLEFMPYVFQMLSLFLEIREGKSAIPDTYLSLFPCLLAPALWERPGNVTPLIRLLCAFVRQASPQISAEGKLNGVLGVFQKMIASKSNDHEGFYLMQNLLMHYPPEELGQSMRQIFSLLFQRLSSSKTTKFVRSFIVFLCLYAARVGPQALIQMIDGIQASMFGMVIERIFIADMNKVSGEVEQKIVSVGVTRLLCECAEMISEPYVKFWPLLLQSVIQVFELPPDENNIEGDTFIEIEDVPGYQAAYSQLNFAQAKPVDPLPDVANSRQFLVQNLGKLAQSNPGKIGALVSSLTAAHQEALQKYCAQSGVQIA, encoded by the exons ATGGAAATCAACGAGAACAACTTTGAGCGTCTCGCAAATTATTTGCAACAAACGCTCAGCCCTGATCCTGAAGTGCGTCGCCCCG CGGAACGGTTCATCGAGAGCATCGAAATTAGCCAGAATTATCCGCTGTTGTGTTTGCATCTCGTCGAACGACCCCAGGTGGACATCACGATTCGGGTGGCGGCAGCCATTGCGTTCAAGAACTTTGTCAAACGCAACTGGGGCTATCACTTGGAGAACGATGGCCCCGATAAAGTGGCCGAGTCGGACCGGAACGGAATCAAGTCGATGATTGTTCCGTTGATGTTGAAGTCACCGCTGTCAATCCAGAAGCAGCTGAGCGATGCG GTCAGCATCATCGGCAAGTACGACTTCCCGCTCAAGTGGCCGCAGCTTATGGacgaaatgattgaaaaatttgctaCCGGCGATTTCAACATCATTAACGGTGTCCTCCAGACGGCACATTCGCTCTTCAAGCGCTACCGGTTCGAATTCAAATCTCAAGAACTGTGGGAAGAGATCAAGTTTGTGTTGGACAAGCTGGCTAAGCCTCTGACGGATTTGCTACAGGCTACCATTGGGCTGGCCGAAGCGCACTCCAGCAACGAGGAAGCCCTGAAGATTATCTACGGCTCGCTGGTGTTGGTATGTAAGGTATTCTATTCGTTAAATTCACAGGATTTGCCTGAATTTTTCGAAGACAATATGGAAACGTGGATGAAAGCGTTCCATGGTATGTTGACGGTAGATATCGGTTGTCTAAAGACCCCGGACGATGAGGATGCGGGAGTCTTGGAGCATTTGCGCTCCCAAGTTTGTGAGAATCTCTGCCTGTATGCACAAAAATATGACGAGGAGTTCAGTCCATATATGCCGCAATTTGTGACTGCCGTTTGGGAACTGCTCGTTAATACAGGAATTATGACAAAGTACGACACTCTTGTCTCAAATGCATTGAACTTTTTGAGTACGGTCGCTGACCGAAACCATTATCGGCACCTGTTCGAAGATCCGAATGTATTGGCGAGCATCTGCGAGAAGGTTATCATCCCGAATATGGACTTCCGTTTGTCGGATGAGGAACTGTTCGAAGACAATCCAGAAGAGTACATTAGGCGAGATATCGAGGGATCTGATGTGGAAACCAGGCGCCGTGCAGCATGTGATTTAGTCAAGACCCTATTCCAAAACTTCGAGGGAAAAATCATCGAGATATTCGGACAGTATTTGCAGGTTTTGTTGGCTAAATATGCTGAAAATCCAGCCAATAATTGGAAAACCAAGGATACCGCAATTTACCTGGTTACGTCAATGGCATCCAAAGGTCAAACTCAGAAGCACGGTGTCACGCAAACTTCCGAGTTGGTCCCACTTCCCCAGTTCACCCAGCAGCAAATCATTCCCGAGTTGGAGCGAGCGGACGTCAATGAGCTACCTGTTCTGAAAGCTGATGCCCTCAAGTTCATCATGACCTTCCGCACAATTCTGGGACCGCAGATCATTGTAGCTACCCTGCCCTTGGTGGCAAAACATCTGGCCGCTGGAAATGTGGTCGTTCACAGCTATGCCGCATGTGCAATCGATAAAATCCTCACCATGAAGGGTCCAGATAACAAACCGATCGTCACGAAGGAAATTTTGGCACCGTTGAGCGCTGAATTGATTACCGGACTGTTCGCTGCATTTACCGTCCAAGGCTCTAATGAAAATGAGTACATTATGAAGTGCATAATGCGTACTCTCAACACTCTTCAGGAGGCATCGTTGCCGTTCATGATTGTAGTGTTGCCAAGACTGACGGAAATACTAACGGTGGTTTCCAGAAATCCATCGAAGCCGCATTTCAATCACTACTTGTTCGAAACATTGTCACTATCTGTGAA ATTGGTATGCAAGGCAGATCCAAATGCAGTAAGTTCATTTGAAGAAGCGTTGTTTCCTGTATTCCAAGGAATTTTGCAGCAAGATGTTCTCG AATTCATGCCGTATGTTTTCCAAATGCTGTCACTGTTTTTGGAGATTCGCGAGGGAAAGAGTGCCATTCCCGATACCTACCTGTCGCTGTTTCCCTGCTTGTTGGCACCGGCTTTGTGGGAGCGGCCCGGCAACGTCACGCCGCTGATTCGTCTTCTTTGCGCCTTTGTACGGCAGGCATCACCTCAGATTAGTGCCGAGGGAAAGCTAAACGGCGTGCTGGGGGTATTCCAGAAGATGATCGCCTCCAAAAGTAACGATCACGAAGGTTTCTATCTGATGCAAAACCTGCTGATGCATTATCCTCC tgAGGAGCTCGGACAAAGTATGCGTCAAATATTCTCATTGCTTTTCCAGAGATTGAGCTCGTCCAAAACAACGAAATTTGTGCGCAGTTTCATCGTGTTCCTTTGTCTGTACGCGGCCCGCGTTGGACCTCAAGCTTTGATTCAAATGATTGATGGAATTCAAGCTTC aatGTTCGGAATGGTTATTGAACGAATTTTCATCGCCGATATGAATAAAGTATCCGGGGAGGTTGAACAGAAAATAGTCTCGGTCGGTGTTACTCGTTTATTGTGCGAGTGTGCCGAAATGATCAGTGAACCGTACGTCAAATTTTGGCCACTACTTTTGCAATCCGTTATCCAGGTCTTCGAGCTGCCCCCGGATGAGAACAACATCGAAGGGGATACGTTTATCGAGATCGAAGACGTTCCTGGATATCAGGCGGCTTACTCGCAGCTGAACTTTGCCCAAGCAAAACCAGTTGATCCGCTGCCGGACGTAGCCAATAGTCGGCAATTTTTGGTACAAAATCTCGGCAAGCTGGCTCAAAGCAATCCAGGTAAGATCGGGGCCCTGGTGTCGTCGTTGACGGCAGCGCACCAGGAAGCCTTGCAAAAATACTGCGCCCAAAGCGGGGTGCAAATTGCATAA
- the LOC129744068 gene encoding tyrosine-protein kinase Shark isoform X1, whose translation MPLSDYVLIKTKSYIIRMNREENLCWFHGKITRDRAEEILRQENGDGIFMVRESNSSEGDFVLSVLFQNEVVHYQIRRHGDDAFFSINDHEPIHGLDSLIEHYRESSSGLVTRLQAICRQDPPPPDVRRHGTTNLLHRATKENNYIIVSELLKCGYRNIDSKNQDGQTAVHLACLNADAKILQKLIERGSNIHNRDAEGNTPLHYACRRSDGLEMVELLVEAGASPQARNKDTGFVPLHEAAMNGNLDAIKYLLNRQIPHMPRTTFGLLPVDMAKDRGHTAVVEYLTNFEPSPPASHKNQWYHGTLDRNVAVEILNEHALKLAPILCKDDKENHSDIKDASGAYLVRYSSKHGVDVLTLLYDGEARHFIIRRQQNYLYIDDGPFMKSLEHLIEHYGRFSDGLQINLKYPVPPKPKPPIPLFSTIPKTKPRLSNTSEASSPSSARFSSTSNGSTSYFRKSSDNNIPKPQHPAAPSRNLSVPNDIILAQMNKVGLFDRSPDRGETTPKTSPNIDESKAKSNTSTLKKKKNIIIDGVKSLRKSKLRQKPPADECQLNRDSLIAHVSSSKVLQQLSFSSDFIPSATSPDQSGEVYNIPSNNCAIVDIDIGEPPAIPSIHPSILMDRMNNNNNHNALADHPSSPPPLAPRRSVDASSVATPTNFPTTNSLDYFTESDKDLGIDTSQLDNSNEEIYFIDAPPAVPAPRPPIPLPTENNNLPPKPMATNYVATRNIPIISSLSVEECASPTSPPPALQHAFRPGGPFERLNSSQSTTSRDSIQSGDSEFLSIIQNQQDEDAKRLNRSISNRPNYFIPKECILTQKILGRGEFGYVYQGLLAPCQLEPGSDYPVPVTRSRQNSAEFLPVAIKQLVESHGKRNRVDFLREASVMIRLRHHCIVKLIGICKGPPLMMVEEMVPLGSMLDYILTNKNTINPKLELIIWAAQIASGMQYLEQHHFVHRDLAARNILLASRYQAKISDFGLSRAIGAGDDYYRASQGGKWPIKWYAPESFNYGTFSHASDVWSFGVTMWEMFSLGAPPYHDMKGVDVIKLIENNQRLAQPDLCPDKVFEIMKSCWNYNPKARPTFKFLTRFFADDIEYQNLQEMVQTGREINANVLR comes from the exons ATGCCTCTAAGTGATTATGTACTGATAAAG ACTAAATCCTACATCATTAGGATGAATCGGGAGGAGAACCTGTGCTGGTTCCATGGGAAGATCACTCGTGATCGTGCCGAGGAGATCCTGCGACAAG AGAATGGCGACGGCATCTTCATGGTCCGGGAAAGCAACTCGTCCGAGGGTGACTTCGTGCTGTCGGTGCTTTTCCAGAACGAGGTCGTGCACTACCAAATTCGCCGGCACGGCGACGATGCATTCTTCTCCATCAACGATCACGAGCCGATCCACGGGTTGGATTCGCTGATCGAGCACTACCGGGAATCGTCAAGTGGGCTGGTAACGAGACTGCAGGCCATCTGCCGGCAGGATCCTCCGCCACCGGACGTTCGACGTCACGGAACGACTAATCTGTTGCACCGAGCTACCAAGGAGAACAACTACATCATCGTGTCCGAGCTACTGAAATGCGGCTACCGAAACATTGACTCAAAAAATCAAGACGGACAGACGGCAGTACATTTGGCCTGCTTGAATGCGGACGCCAAAATTCTTCAGAAACTCATTGAACGGGGCTCGAACATCCACAACCGAGATGCGGAAGGAAACACGCCGTTGCAC tacgcTTGTCGGCGGTCGGATGGACTAGAAATGGTAGAGCTTTTGGTTGAGGCGGGAGCTAGTCCTCAGGCACGGAATAAGGACACAGGATTTGTTCCTTTACATGAGGCTGCGATGAATGGAAACCTTGATGCAATAAAATATCTGCTTAATAGACAGATTCCTCATATGCCTCGAACAACGTTTGGTCTCTTGCCCGTAGATATGGCAAAGGACAGAGGACACACAGCGGTAGTTGAATATCTGACGAACTTTGAACCTTCACCGCCTGCATctcataaaaatcagtggtacCACGGCACCCTCGATCGAAACGTTgcggttgaaattttgaacgaaCACGCTCTTAAATTGGCTCCCATTTTGTGCAAAGATGATAAAGAAAATCATTCCGATATTAAGGACGCATCAGGAGCTTATTTGGTCCGATACTCATCAAAGCATGGAGTCGATGTGCTAACGTTGCTCTATGACGGAGAAGCGAGGCATTTTATTATTCGCAGACAGCAAAACTACCTGTACATTGATGATGGTCCTTTCATGAAATCCTTAGAACATCTCATAGAACACTACGGTCGTTTTTCTGATGGATTACAAATCAATTTGAAGTATCCGGTGCCACCGAAACCTAAACCGCCGATCCCGCTGTTTTCCACGATACCAAAAACCAAACCTAGACTATCGAATACTTCTGAAGCGTCATCGCCTTCCAGCGCACGTTTCTCCTCCACCAGTAATGGAAGTACGTCCTACTTCCGCAAATCAAGTGACAATAATATCCCAAAGCCCCAACACCCTGCAGCTCCTTCTCGTAACCTTTCGGTCCCGAATGATATTATTCTCGCACAAATGAACAAAGTTGGTTTGTTCGACCGGAGTCCCGATAGAGGGGAAACTACTCCAAAAACATCGCCCAACATCGACGAGAGCAAAGCTAAATCAAACACTTCGACgttgaagaagaagaaaaacatcatcatAGATGGTGTTAAAAGTTTGCGTAAAAGCAAACTGCGACAGAAGCCTCCGGCCGACGAGTGCCAACTGAACCGTGATAGTCTGATTGCCCACGTCAGCTCTTCCAAGGTGCTACAACAACTTagtttttcatccgattttaTCCCGTCAGCCACCTCTCCGGATCAATCAGGAGAAGTGTACAACATACCTAGTAACAATTGTGCCATCGTAGACATCGATATTGGAGAACCTCCAGCCATCCCGTCCATACACCCATCCATACTGATGGATAGaatgaacaacaacaacaaccacaatGCTCTTGCTGATCACCCTAGCTCTCCTCCACCGCTGGCGCCAAGGCGATCGGTGGATGCCTCGAGTGTAGCTACACCGACCAACTTCCCCACCACGAACTCTCTCGACTATTTCACCGAAAGTGATAAAGATCTGGGCATCGATACCAGCCAGCTGGATAACAGTAACGAGGAAATCTATTTCATTGATGCACCACCGGCCGTTCCTGCTCCAAGGCCACCAATT CCTCTGCCAACGGAAAACAATAATCTTCCGCCAAAACCAATGGCTACGAATTACGTGGCCACTCGGAACATCCCAATCATCAGTAGCCTATCGGTGGAGGAATGCGCTTCTCCGACCAGTCCACCACCAGCTCTGCAGCACGCGTTCCGACCTGGTGGACCATTTGAACGGTTGAACTCGAGCCAATCGACTACCAGCCGGGATAGCATTCAATCTGGCGACTCGGAATTCCTCTCCATTATCCAGAACCAACAGGATGAGGATGCCAAACGTCTCAATCGAAGCATTTCCAACCGACCGAACTATTTCATTCCCAAAGAATGCATCCTTACGCAGAAAATACTCGGACGAGGCGAGTTCGGTTACGTCTATCAGGGATTGTTGGCCCCTTGCCAGTTGGAACCTGGTTCGGACTACCCTGTGCCAGTGACCCGATCCAGACAGAATTCGGCTGAATTTCTACCGGTCGCCATCAAACAGCTGGTCGAAAGCCACGGAAAAAGAAATCGGGTAGATTTCCTGAGGGAAGCCAGTGTGATGATTCGATTGCGGCACCATTGCATCGTTAAGCTGATTGGAATCTGTAAAGGACCGCCGCTCATGATGGTAGAGGAAATGGTTCCACTGGGATCGATGTTGGACTACATTCTGACGAACAAAAACACCATCAATCCCAAGTTGGAACTGATTATCTGGGCAGCTCAGATTGCATCCG GAATGCAGTACCTGGAGCAACATCACTTTGTCCATCGGGACTTAGCAGCGAGGAACATTCTGTTAGCATCACGCTACCAGGCGAAAATCTCCGACTTTGGGCTTTCACGTGCTATTGGAGCTGGCGACGATTACTATCGGGCCAGTCAAGGTGGAAAGTGGCCTATCAAATG gtaCGCTCCGGAAAGTTTCAACTACGGAACCTTCTCGCACGCCAGCGATGTATGGTCCTTCGGTGTCACAATGTGGGAAATGTTCTCGCTCGGAGCGCCCCCGTACCACGATATGAAGGGCGTCGATGTGATCAAACTGATCGAGAATAACCAGCGGCTAGCGCAGCCGGACCTCTGCCCCGATAAGGtgtttgaaattatgaaaagcTGTTGGAACTACAACCCGAAGGCACGGCCAACCTTCAAATTCTTGACCCGTTTCTTCGCCGACGATATCGAGTATCAAAATCTGCAGGAGATGGTCCAAACCGGTCGGGAAATCAACGCCAATGTGCTCCGATAG